Proteins encoded in a region of the Sebastes fasciatus isolate fSebFas1 chromosome 9, fSebFas1.pri, whole genome shotgun sequence genome:
- the LOC141773447 gene encoding inactive phospholipase D5 isoform X2, giving the protein MNPASSLLPDRALLSRLQGLKAKGIQLKISSGMIDSTELGMLAKHNAEVHYVNMTALTKGHLLSSFWVVDRKHFYIGSASMDWRSLATRKELGVLVYDCSCLALDLHRVFSLYWGLQYKDFIPSFWSKRLFALYNRDEPLEFTLNSTKAQAYISSSPDVFIPKDRSNDLDAISRVIKEAQHFIYISIIDYLPLLSRNAHRYWSRIDSLIREALILRKVRVRLLISCWEKTNPLTFNFVWSLRSLCMEQANCSLEAKFFNPRVQRDGSLQGINHNRFMVTDRAIYLGNLDWVGNEFTFNAGAGLVISQPEGIEERNSTVVEQLRAAFERDWFSRYTRSLQSNKIPVCNKHQIDRLVPGKTNHLDNGPMPIRAGQHDNGPAPIRHNHKDDGPGKTKHHDDRPSKISSQGQDNGLVPIIDGYQERGRVKMSHPDNRQVQIKGNPMEAPSQSAESSGSREIFNGSL; this is encoded by the exons GGCTCTGCTGTCCAGGCTGCAGGGGCTGAAAGCTAAAGGAATCCAGCTGAAGATCTCCAGCGGGATGATCGACTCCACTGAGCTCGGGATGCTCGCCAAACACA ATGCTGAAGTCCACTATGTGAACATGACAGCGCTAACCAAAGGCCATCTCCTCTCGTCCTTCTGGGTGGTCGACAGGAAGCATTTTTACATCGGCAGCGCCAGCATGGACTGGAGATCCCTTGCCACA AGGAAGGAGCTGGGTGTGTTGGTGTACGACTGCAGCTGTCTGGCTCTGGACCTTCACAGAGTGTTCAGCCTCTACTGGGGGCTCCAGTATAAAGACTTCATCCCCTCCTTCTGGTCCAAGCGCCTCTTTGCCCTCTACAACAGGGACGAACCACTGGAGTTCACTCTCAACAGCACAAAGGCTCAGGCCTACATCTCT AGCTCCCCAGATGTTTTCATCCCCAAAGATCGTAGCAATGATCTTGATGCCATTTCCAGGGTCATCAAGGAGGCCCAGCATTTCATCTATATCTCCATCATCGATTACCTGCCCCTCCTCAGCCGCAACGCTCACAG GTACTGGTCCCGTATCGACAGTCTTATCCGGGAGGCTCTGATCCTGAGGAAGGTCCGGGTCCGTCTGCTGATAAGCTGCTGGGAAAAGACTAATCCACTTACTTTCAACTTCGTCTGGTCCCTGAGGAGTCTGTGCATGGAGCAGGCCAACTGCTCACTGGAAGCT AAGTTCTTCAACCCCAGAGTGCAGAGGGACGGCAGTCTTCAAGGAATAAACCACAACAGGTTTATGGTGACAGACAGAGCCATTTATTTAG GTAACCTGGATTGGGTGGGGAATGAGTTTACCTTTAATGCAGGAGCAGGACTGGTGATCAGTCAGCCAGAGGGCATTGAGGAGAGGAACTCTACAGTGGTGGAGCAGCTACGGGCTGCGTTCGAGAGGGACTGGTTTTCACGTTACACCCGCTCACTGCAGTCCAATAAGATCCCCGTCTGCAACAAGCATCAGATCGACAGACTGGTGCCAGGCAAAACTAACCATCTAGACAATGGACCAATGCCTATCAGAGCAGGCCAGCACGATAACGGACCTGCACCAATTAGACACAATCACAAAGATGATGGACCGGGTAAAACAAAGCACCATGACGACAGACCAAGCAAAATTAGTAGCCAAGGCCAGGACAATGGACTGGTGCCAATTATAGATGGTTACCAAGAGAGGGGACGAGTCAAAATGAGTCACCCTGACAACAGACAGGTACAAATCAAAGGTAATCCAATGGAAGCACCCAGTCAGTCAGCTGAGAGCAGCGGCAGCAGAGAGATCTTCAACGGGTCCCTGTGA